In a genomic window of Hyla sarda isolate aHylSar1 unplaced genomic scaffold, aHylSar1.hap1 scaffold_38, whole genome shotgun sequence:
- the LOC130332597 gene encoding histone H1B-like gives MAETAPVAAPPAETAAKSKKQPKKSAAKKSHKPSGPSVSELLVKAVSASKERSGVSLAALKKALAAGGYDVDRNNGRLKLAIKGLVTKGTLLQVKGSGASGSFKINKKQQETKDKEAKKKPAAAAKKPAAAKKATKSPKKPKKAPSAAKSPKKAKKPAAAKSPKKPKAAPKKVTKSPAKKAAKPKAAKSPAKKAAKPKAAKSPAKKVTKAKKSAAKK, from the coding sequence ATGGCAGAAACCGCACCAGTCGCTGCTCCTCCCGCCGAAACGGCCGCAAAATCCAAGAAGCAGCCGAAGAAATCAGCTGCCAAGAAAAGCCACAAACCCTCCGGTCCCAGCGTGTCCGAGCTGCTCGTTAAAGCCGTGTCCGCCTCTAAGGAGCGCAGTGGGGTGTCTCTGGCTGCCCTGAAGAAGGCTCTGGCTGCCGGAGGATACGATGTAGACCGAAACAACGGCCGCCTGAAGCTGGCCATCAAGGGGCTGGTGACCAAGGGAACCCTGCTCCAGGTGAAAGGCAGCGGCGCCTCCGGATCCTTCAAGATCAACAAGAAGCAGCAGGAGACCAAGGACAAGGAGGCCAAGAAGAAGCCGGCGGCTGCGGCCAAGAAACCTGCAGCAGCTAAGAAAGCAACCAAATCCCCTAAGAAGCCAAAGAAGGCTCCGAGCGCGGCCAAGAGCCCGAAGAAAGCCAAGAAGCCTGCAGCGGCCAAGAGCCCAAAGAAGCCGAAGGCTGCCCCCAAGAAGGTGACCAAGAGCCCGGCTAAGAAGGCGGCCAAACCCAAAGCTGCCAAGAGCCCTGCTAAGAAGGCGGCCAAACCCAAAGCTGCCAAAAGCCCGGCAAAGAAGGTGACTAAAGCCAAGAAGAGCGCGGCTAAGAAATAA
- the LOC130332633 gene encoding histone H2A type 1-like: MQMRNAVCSLFYWRSKSCDLWERPKPRPGNYLLVKSRHHWPDSNLPNHRSRRAELKPIKGSRRKNNSYISEKILLNIWDSLTIMSGRGKQGGKVRAKAKTRSSRAGLQFPVGRVHRLLRKGNYAERVGAGAPVYLAAVLEYLTAEILELAGNAARDNKKTRIIPRHLQLAVRNDEELNKLLGGVTIAQGGVLPNIQAVLLPKKTESSKAAKSK, translated from the coding sequence ATGCAAATGAGAAATGCTGTCTGCTCGCTGTTCTACTGGAGgagcaaatcatgtgacctgtgggagcgtcctaaaccacgccctgggaaTTATTTATTGGTCAAGTCTCGTCACCATTGGCCGGATTCAAATCTACCCAATCACAGGAGCCGGAGGGCGGAGCTGAAACCTATAAAAGGCAGCAGAAGGAAAAATAATAGTTACATCTCGGAGAAGATTCTCTTGAACATTTGGGATTCACTTACCATTATGTCTGGACGCGGCAAACAAGGAGGGAAGGTTCGGGCTAAGGCAAAGACCCGCTCATCCCGGGCAGGACTTCAGTTCCCCGTCGGTCGTGTGCACAGGCTTCTCCGCAAAGGGAACTATGCCGAGAGGGTGGGCGCCGGTGCTCCCGTGTACCTGGCCGCTGTGCTGGAGTATTTAACCGCTGAGATCCTGGAATTGGCCGGTAATGCCGCCCGGGACAACAAGAAGACCCGCAtcatcccccgtcacctgcagctggccgtgcgcaatgacgaggagcTGAACAAGCTGCTGGGAGGGGTGACCATCGCCCAGGGAGGCGTCCTCCCCAACATCCAGGCCGTGCTGCTGCCCAAAAAGACCGAGAGCAGCAAAGCGGCAAAGAGCAAGTGA
- the LOC130332586 gene encoding histone H1B-like codes for MAETAPAAAPPAEPAAKSKKQPKKSAAKKSHKPSGPSVSELLVKAVSASKERSGVSLAALKKALAAGGYDVDRNNGRLKLAIKGLVTKGTLLQVKGSGASGSFKINKKQQETKDKEAKKKPAAAAKKPAAAKKATKSPKKPKKAPSAAKSPKKAKKPAAAKSPKKPKAAPKKVTKSPAKKAAKPKAAKSPAKKAAKPKAAKSPAKKVTKAKK; via the coding sequence atGGCAGAAACCGCACCAGCCGCTGCTCCTCCCGCCGAACCGGCCGCAAAATCCAAGAAGCAGCCGAAGAAATCAGCTGCCAAGAAAAGCCACAAACCCTCCGGTCCCAGCGTGTCCGAGCTGCTCGTTAAAGCCGTGTCCGCCTCTAAGGAGCGCAGTGGGGTGTCTCTGGCCGCCCTGAAGAAGGCTCTGGCTGCCGGAGGATACGATGTAGACCGAAACAACGGCCGCCTGAAGCTGGCCATCAAGGGGCTGGTGACCAAGGGAACCCTGCTCCAGGTGAAAGGCAGCGGCGCCTCCGGATCCTTCAAGATCAACAAGAAGCAGCAGGAGACTAAGGACAAGGAGGCCAAGAAGAAGCCGGCGGCTGCGGCCAAGAAACCTGCAGCAGCTAAGAAAGCAACCAAATCCCCTAAGAAGCCAAAGAAGGCTCCGAGCGCGGCCAAGAGCCCGAAGAAAGCAAAGAAGCCTGCAGCGGCCAAGAGCCCCAAGAAGCCGAAGGCTGCCCCCAAGAAGGTGACCAAGAGCCCGGCTAAGAAGGCGGCCAAACCCAAAGCTGCCAAGAGCCCTGCTAAGAAGGCGGCCAAACCCAAAGCTGCCAAAAGCCCGGCTAAGAAGGTGACTAAAGCCAAGAAATAA
- the LOC130332634 gene encoding histone H2B 1.1, which produces MPDPAKSAPAPKKGSKKAVTKTQKKDGKKRRKTRKESYAIYVYKVLKQVHPDTGISSKAMGIMNSFVNDIFERIAGEASRLAHYNKRSTITSREIQTAVRLLLPGELAKHAVSEGTKAVTKYTSAK; this is translated from the coding sequence ATGCCTGATCCCGCCAAGTCTGCACCAGCGCCCAAGAAAGGCTCtaagaaagccgtgaccaagacTCAGAAGAAGGACGGCAAGAAGcggaggaagaccaggaaggaaaGCTATGCCATCTACGTGTACAAGGTGCTCAAGCAGGTCCACCCTGACACCGGCATCTCCTCCAAGGCCATGGGCATCATGAACTCCTTTGTGAATGATATCTTCGAGCGCATCGCAGGGGAAGCCTCCCGCCTGGCTCACTACAACAAGCGCTCCACCATCACCTCCCGGGAGATCCAGACCGCCGTGCGCCTGCTGCTGCCTGGAGAGCTGGCCAAGCACGCCGTGTCCGAGGGCACCAAGGCCGTCACCAAGTACACCAGCGCCAAGTAA
- the LOC130332595 gene encoding histone H4-like, protein MMSYLLQFSVWSAPVLYNQDSAALSILQSTRYIEKMSGRGKGGKGLGKGGAKRHRKVLRDNIQGITKPAIRRLARRGGVKRISGLIYEETRGVLKVFLENVIRDAVTYTEHAKRKTVTAMDVVYALKRQGRTLYGFGG, encoded by the coding sequence ATGATGTCATATTTGTTACAGTTCTCTGTCTGGTCCGCTCCTGTGCTATATAATCAGGACTCGGCCGCACTCAGTATTCTGCAGTCTACTCGCTACATAGAGAAGATGTCTGGACGCGGTAAAGGAGGGAAAGGTCTCGGTAAGGGCGGAGCCAAGCGGCACAGGAAGGTGCTCCGGGATAACATCCAGGGCATCACCAAGCCTGCTATCCGCCGTCTAGCTCGCAGGGGAGGCGTGAAGCGCATCTCCGGCCTCATCTATGAAGAGACTCGCGGTGTCCTGAAGGTTTTCCTGGAGAACGTCATCCGTGACGCCGTCACCTACACCGAGCACGCCAAGAGGAAGACCGTCACCGCTATGGACGTGGTGTACGCCCTCAAGCGCCAGGGCCGCACTCTCTACGGCTTCGGAGGTTAA